From a region of the Paeniglutamicibacter cryotolerans genome:
- a CDS encoding 3-oxoacyl-ACP synthase III: MGGNATFRHDNSALLAIGSVEAPVVVTSDEFDRRLAPSLKRLRLSRRLLERVAGVTERRWWPEGTTFEDAAVEAGSQALAEAGIEPGQVDLLINTSVTRRNLEPSVAVKIHHELGLPSSAMNFDLANACLGFVNGITLAANMIDAGQIRYALIVAGEDAQPTQETTFERLNREDSTRDDYLREFATLTLGSGAAAAVIGPHDLHPGSHRIVGGVSRAGTEHHGLCVGGPSGMFTDTKGLLDNGLELVVNAWDEAHANGWNWKSMDRYVTHQVSTSYTNAIIKAVGLVKSKVPITFPKWGNVGPASLPMTLAQESKTLKPGDRVLCMGVGSGLNTTMMELAW, encoded by the coding sequence TTGGGCGGAAACGCAACATTTCGACACGATAATTCGGCGCTCCTGGCCATCGGAAGTGTCGAAGCTCCGGTCGTTGTCACCTCCGATGAATTCGACCGTCGACTGGCCCCGAGCCTGAAGCGGCTGCGGCTCTCACGCCGGCTGCTCGAACGTGTCGCTGGTGTTACCGAGCGCCGCTGGTGGCCCGAGGGGACGACCTTCGAGGACGCTGCAGTGGAGGCCGGTTCCCAGGCCCTGGCCGAGGCAGGCATCGAGCCGGGTCAGGTGGACCTGCTGATCAATACTTCGGTTACCCGGCGCAACCTCGAACCGTCGGTCGCGGTGAAGATCCACCATGAGCTCGGCCTGCCCAGCTCGGCCATGAACTTCGACCTGGCCAACGCCTGCCTTGGCTTCGTCAACGGCATCACCCTGGCCGCGAACATGATCGATGCCGGCCAGATCCGCTACGCACTGATCGTTGCCGGCGAGGACGCCCAGCCCACCCAGGAAACCACCTTTGAGCGGCTGAACCGTGAGGATTCCACCCGGGATGACTACTTGCGTGAATTCGCCACGCTGACGCTGGGATCCGGTGCGGCAGCGGCCGTCATCGGCCCCCACGACCTGCATCCGGGATCCCACCGGATCGTCGGTGGCGTTTCACGAGCCGGCACCGAGCACCACGGCCTATGCGTGGGTGGACCATCGGGCATGTTCACCGACACCAAGGGCCTGTTGGACAACGGCCTGGAACTGGTCGTCAATGCCTGGGACGAGGCCCACGCCAACGGCTGGAACTGGAAGTCCATGGATCGCTACGTCACCCACCAGGTGTCCACCTCCTACACCAATGCCATCATCAAGGCCGTGGGCCTGGTCAAGAGCAAGGTGCCCATCACGTTCCCGAAGTGGGGCAATGTGGGTCCGGCATCGCTGCCGATGACCCTGGCCCAGGAATCCAAGACGCTCAAGCCCGGTGACCGGGTCCTCTGCATGGGGGTTGGTTCGGGGCTGAACACCACGATGATGGAACTGGCGTGGTAA
- a CDS encoding glycosyltransferase, translating to MATSAHFIVNTLALKRGGLVKAVRERASVLAASGALQSVHIDVLGAQSRLGADVADLKRDGHLHPDVIVKSVLRALDQSGPESRVPVVIEEEAEISSYFADSSGRAFRLFRNGLFERYVRFDRSGVLEVIEYFSPARYRVRREEMDETGRIARILEYQQGSNKPTVQRYIGRNGSCFLTIWQNSGQDAWAQSFLHGPEIELDSTGKLYTRAFELLLTAEEAPAICAEFRENLPNIPADNLDDIVRAISHPNLLKIITIHSNHLNPPYVRGSGTSRNWTRTLEHLDEFDAMVALTPAQKADIAAEAGHAEMITVIGQVAPAPQPLVEVNPLRLVLVARTHPKKRVDEAMRVMAHVLTKEPNAVLEVFGFGYGDAEENKIKELIAELGIVDSVRFMPFAHGTDAIYAGACATLLTSASEGFPLTLLESMSHGVPVLAYDANYGPRDVIREGINGFLVPFGEHEALAGRVVELMRNPALRESMGSAGLETLADFGPEKFSARWLELLSHSPRALRIRGSTVGPLARSARWIEGDLELTAHPDVPEGTVLVLTERTGTAPEAKAALAGGRWIITLPQLPPGTIFDAHAVMAGASKRLQAGPVEQSEGSGWRIYATQGGWLSLKAVVPRQMTN from the coding sequence ATGGCCACCAGCGCGCACTTCATCGTCAATACCCTGGCACTCAAGCGCGGGGGACTGGTGAAGGCCGTCCGGGAACGGGCCTCCGTTCTGGCGGCAAGCGGTGCACTCCAATCGGTTCATATCGACGTGTTGGGTGCCCAGTCAAGGCTCGGGGCTGACGTTGCCGACCTTAAGCGCGATGGCCACCTGCACCCGGACGTGATCGTCAAGAGCGTGCTCAGGGCGCTTGACCAAAGTGGCCCGGAAAGTCGGGTGCCGGTGGTCATCGAGGAGGAAGCTGAGATCAGCAGCTATTTCGCCGATTCCAGCGGCCGGGCGTTCCGGCTCTTCAGAAATGGGCTCTTTGAACGGTATGTTCGTTTCGACAGGAGTGGGGTGCTCGAGGTCATCGAATATTTCAGCCCGGCCCGCTATCGCGTCCGCCGTGAGGAAATGGACGAGACCGGGCGGATCGCACGCATCCTCGAATATCAGCAGGGCAGCAACAAACCCACTGTCCAACGCTACATCGGGCGCAACGGAAGCTGCTTCCTGACGATTTGGCAAAACTCCGGGCAGGACGCGTGGGCCCAATCGTTCCTGCACGGTCCCGAAATCGAACTGGACAGTACCGGAAAGCTCTATACGCGGGCCTTCGAGCTGCTCCTCACAGCAGAGGAAGCCCCGGCAATCTGTGCTGAATTCCGTGAAAACCTGCCCAATATCCCCGCCGATAACCTGGACGATATAGTGCGGGCGATCAGCCACCCTAACCTCCTGAAGATCATCACCATCCATAGCAACCATCTCAATCCACCCTATGTACGGGGTTCGGGAACCAGCCGGAACTGGACGCGGACGCTGGAGCACTTGGACGAGTTCGATGCCATGGTGGCGCTGACCCCAGCACAGAAGGCGGACATCGCCGCGGAGGCCGGCCACGCCGAGATGATCACAGTCATCGGCCAGGTCGCCCCCGCGCCGCAGCCGCTGGTCGAGGTGAATCCACTGCGTTTGGTCCTGGTTGCCAGGACACATCCGAAGAAGCGGGTGGACGAGGCAATGCGGGTCATGGCACACGTGTTGACCAAGGAGCCCAACGCCGTCCTGGAAGTCTTCGGTTTCGGGTATGGGGACGCGGAGGAGAACAAGATCAAGGAGTTGATCGCGGAGCTGGGCATCGTCGATTCAGTGCGCTTCATGCCTTTTGCCCATGGCACAGACGCGATCTATGCCGGGGCCTGTGCCACCTTGCTGACCTCGGCCTCGGAGGGATTCCCCCTAACGCTGCTTGAGAGCATGAGCCACGGGGTGCCGGTACTTGCCTACGATGCCAATTACGGTCCCCGTGATGTCATCCGGGAGGGGATCAACGGATTCCTGGTTCCCTTTGGTGAACACGAGGCGCTGGCCGGCCGGGTGGTGGAGCTCATGCGGAATCCGGCATTACGTGAATCCATGGGCAGCGCCGGCCTGGAGACACTGGCTGACTTCGGCCCGGAAAAATTCAGTGCCCGCTGGCTGGAACTGCTCTCCCACTCGCCCCGTGCCCTACGTATCCGCGGGTCGACAGTCGGGCCGTTGGCTCGGTCAGCGCGTTGGATCGAGGGGGATCTGGAGTTGACAGCGCACCCAGACGTACCCGAAGGCACGGTGTTGGTACTGACGGAGCGGACCGGGACAGCGCCCGAAGCGAAAGCAGCCCTCGCCGGTGGGCGCTGGATTATCACGTTGCCACAGCTGCCTCCCGGAACGATCTTTGACGCACACGCCGTCATGGCAGGTGCCAGCAAGCGGCTCCAGGCGGGTCCGGTGGAACAGAGCGAGGGTTCCGGGTGGCGGATCTATGCCACGCAGGGTGGCTGGCTATCGCTGAAGGCCGTGGTGCCGCGTCAAATGACGAACTGA
- a CDS encoding alpha/beta fold hydrolase, with protein MVTEPWPGVNAAWSRFVRVPSTAAIDAPGTSHTWHLLDNGPELEALGITPAGTLLCVHGNPTWSYLWRSLLGAASKLEHPWRVIAVDQLDMGFSHRTGVFRRLEHRISDLDDLTTALGLDGKVITVGHDWGGIISLGWALDHQDLLAGVVLTNTAVHPAGFELPPALKLALHPAVHPWGTKTSPAFLKVTHSLASPALAPAVEAAFMAPYRGAKRRAGVANFVADIPADPTHPSWPALERVSTGITRLSVPALVLWGPKDPVFSDRYLRDLIGRLPQAQVHRFEGASHLLPEDRDIATPVFDWIAGTACNQDGSKTSAELRPAVQYLPMTAELDARYQDTTAAVVDMAPLGSGPNPVPVSLSWATLATRVDELAAGLRTLGVEPGDRISLLVPPGIELTTLIYACLRLGAVIVVADAGLGAKGLGRAIKGAGPRFLIGIDRALIAAKAFGWPGVRIGVADMGRVKAQGLGVETSLAAIRRLGAAELATSSLASRAHFPAPGADTDAAILFTSGSTGPAKGVVYTHRQLAAMRDTLKDTYGLRAGSGLVAGFAPFALLGPALGATSVTPDMDVTSPKTLTAAALADAAAAIGATVIFASPAALANVLATEPDLTAEQRNALSGIELLLSAGAPVPEPLLSRVQELVPAASLHTPYGMTEALPVTDISLEGIRDAGTGNGVCVGVPVSGTRVAIAPFTADGSVEPVAGHAIDVSGEILVSAAHVKDRYDRLWITEKHSSSVPGWHRTGDVGHLDATGRLWVEGRLGHILVQDTGVRTPVAAEHAAQSVTGAGRAAVVGVGPCGTQAAVVVMETHPGATRPALAPHDLAAEVRASVSQNTGIQIAAVLVVPELPTDIRHNSKIDRAALAEWAAKTLAGGRIHRP; from the coding sequence GTGGTAACCGAGCCCTGGCCCGGGGTCAACGCGGCGTGGTCGCGGTTCGTCCGGGTACCGTCTACCGCAGCCATCGATGCGCCGGGCACCAGCCACACCTGGCACCTCCTGGATAACGGCCCCGAGCTTGAAGCCCTGGGAATCACGCCTGCCGGCACCCTGCTGTGCGTTCACGGCAACCCCACCTGGTCCTACCTCTGGCGTTCGCTGCTCGGCGCCGCATCCAAGCTGGAGCACCCCTGGCGGGTCATCGCGGTGGACCAGCTGGACATGGGATTCTCCCACCGCACCGGCGTCTTCCGCCGCCTGGAACACCGCATTTCCGACCTTGACGACCTCACCACCGCCCTGGGCCTGGATGGCAAGGTCATCACCGTCGGCCATGACTGGGGAGGCATTATTTCCCTGGGCTGGGCGCTGGATCACCAGGATCTGCTGGCCGGCGTGGTACTCACCAATACGGCGGTACATCCGGCCGGCTTCGAGCTGCCTCCCGCCCTGAAACTCGCGCTACACCCGGCAGTCCACCCCTGGGGCACCAAGACGTCCCCGGCCTTCCTGAAGGTCACCCATTCCCTGGCCAGCCCGGCCCTGGCGCCGGCCGTGGAGGCGGCCTTCATGGCCCCTTACCGTGGGGCGAAGCGCCGCGCCGGGGTGGCGAACTTCGTGGCCGACATCCCGGCGGACCCCACCCACCCCAGTTGGCCCGCCCTGGAGCGGGTCTCCACCGGCATCACCAGGCTGAGCGTACCGGCCCTTGTCCTGTGGGGACCCAAGGACCCGGTCTTCTCGGACCGGTACCTGCGGGACCTGATCGGACGCCTCCCGCAGGCCCAGGTCCACCGTTTCGAGGGCGCCAGCCACCTCCTGCCCGAGGACCGCGACATTGCCACTCCAGTCTTCGACTGGATCGCGGGCACAGCGTGCAACCAGGACGGTTCCAAGACGTCCGCGGAGTTGCGCCCCGCTGTCCAATACCTTCCCATGACGGCCGAACTAGACGCCCGCTACCAGGACACCACGGCCGCAGTGGTCGACATGGCACCGCTGGGCTCCGGACCGAACCCGGTTCCGGTATCCCTGAGTTGGGCCACGCTTGCCACCCGGGTCGATGAATTGGCCGCCGGACTGCGTACCCTCGGTGTGGAACCCGGGGACCGGATCAGTCTGCTGGTTCCACCGGGCATCGAACTCACCACGTTGATTTACGCGTGCCTTCGCCTGGGCGCGGTGATAGTCGTCGCCGATGCCGGGCTGGGCGCCAAGGGACTGGGCCGGGCCATCAAGGGCGCCGGACCGCGCTTCCTGATCGGCATCGATCGGGCCCTGATAGCAGCCAAGGCTTTCGGCTGGCCGGGCGTCAGGATCGGCGTTGCCGACATGGGTCGGGTAAAGGCCCAGGGATTGGGCGTCGAAACGTCACTGGCAGCCATCCGCAGGCTCGGCGCCGCGGAACTTGCGACTTCCTCCCTGGCCTCGAGGGCGCACTTCCCAGCTCCCGGGGCAGACACCGACGCGGCCATCCTGTTCACCTCCGGATCCACAGGCCCGGCCAAGGGAGTCGTCTACACACACCGCCAGCTGGCTGCCATGCGCGACACCCTGAAGGACACCTACGGCCTGCGCGCCGGCTCCGGGCTGGTGGCGGGATTCGCCCCGTTCGCACTGCTCGGTCCGGCCCTGGGCGCCACCTCCGTAACGCCCGATATGGACGTGACCTCCCCGAAAACGCTCACCGCTGCCGCTCTGGCCGATGCAGCTGCCGCCATCGGAGCCACCGTCATCTTCGCCTCCCCCGCAGCACTAGCCAACGTATTGGCCACGGAACCGGACCTCACAGCGGAGCAGCGTAACGCCCTGTCCGGGATCGAGCTGCTGCTCTCGGCTGGAGCGCCCGTTCCCGAGCCGCTGCTGTCCCGGGTACAGGAACTCGTCCCCGCAGCATCCCTCCATACCCCCTACGGCATGACCGAGGCACTGCCCGTGACCGACATTTCGCTGGAAGGCATCCGCGACGCCGGCACCGGCAACGGAGTGTGCGTGGGAGTACCGGTATCGGGCACCCGCGTGGCCATTGCCCCGTTCACGGCCGATGGATCCGTTGAACCGGTCGCTGGCCATGCCATCGATGTCAGCGGCGAGATCCTGGTCTCTGCGGCTCACGTGAAGGACCGCTACGACAGGCTGTGGATCACCGAAAAGCACAGCTCGTCGGTTCCCGGATGGCATCGCACCGGCGATGTCGGACATCTGGATGCCACCGGCCGGCTCTGGGTCGAGGGGCGGCTGGGCCACATCCTGGTCCAGGACACGGGAGTCAGGACCCCGGTGGCGGCCGAGCACGCCGCCCAGTCTGTCACCGGAGCCGGACGTGCCGCCGTAGTCGGCGTCGGACCGTGCGGAACCCAGGCGGCCGTCGTGGTCATGGAGACCCATCCCGGGGCAACACGCCCGGCGCTTGCACCGCACGACCTGGCGGCCGAGGTGCGTGCCAGCGTTTCCCAGAACACCGGGATACAAATCGCGGCGGTCCTTGTGGTCCCGGAACTGCCCACCGACATCAGGCACAATTCTAAGATCGACCGTGCCGCCCTGGCCGAATGGGCGGCCAAGACCCTTGCTGGCGGAAGGATCCACCGCCCATGA
- a CDS encoding NAD-dependent epimerase/dehydratase family protein, protein MTRTVLVTGASGLLGQAVASLLIERGDTVRTFQRGPAPLPNTEAVAGSVADRQAVDRAVAGVDAVIHLAAKVSFTGAWSEFESTNITGTRNLIGSARTAGVGDFVFVSSPSVAHFGDSIIGAPAGPADPARARGNYARSKAAAELIALEADSLGFRVTALRPHIVWGPGDTQLVERVLERAARGRLPLLDSGTALIDTTYIDNAAAALVRGLDRMEQAHGRHLVITNGQPRPVGELMAGICLAGGVKPPAWSIPGAVARAAGTVIERFWLAAGKRGWVKDEPPMTAFLAEQLSTAHWFDQRTTREVLDWTPAVGIDEGLEKLATHYGATGALNRATGK, encoded by the coding sequence ATGACACGCACGGTCCTGGTGACCGGAGCTTCCGGGCTCCTGGGTCAGGCAGTAGCCTCGCTCCTAATCGAACGCGGTGACACGGTGCGTACCTTCCAGCGCGGTCCGGCACCGCTGCCGAACACCGAAGCGGTCGCCGGCTCCGTGGCTGACCGGCAAGCCGTCGACCGGGCGGTCGCCGGTGTGGATGCCGTCATCCATCTTGCTGCCAAGGTTTCGTTCACCGGTGCGTGGTCGGAATTCGAATCCACCAACATCACCGGCACCCGAAACCTCATTGGCTCGGCCCGCACCGCCGGGGTCGGGGACTTCGTCTTCGTTTCTTCCCCGTCCGTCGCCCATTTCGGCGACTCCATCATCGGGGCGCCCGCCGGTCCGGCCGACCCGGCACGTGCCCGCGGAAACTATGCGCGTTCCAAGGCAGCTGCCGAACTTATCGCCCTCGAAGCGGACTCCCTTGGTTTCCGCGTGACTGCCCTGCGCCCGCACATCGTCTGGGGCCCGGGAGACACCCAACTGGTGGAACGCGTCCTGGAACGGGCCGCACGTGGCAGGCTTCCGCTCCTTGACTCCGGCACGGCCCTGATCGATACCACCTACATCGACAACGCAGCTGCTGCCCTGGTGCGCGGCCTGGACCGCATGGAACAGGCCCACGGCCGCCACCTGGTCATCACCAATGGCCAGCCGCGGCCCGTAGGCGAGCTCATGGCCGGGATCTGTCTGGCAGGAGGGGTCAAGCCACCGGCCTGGAGCATCCCCGGAGCTGTGGCACGTGCCGCCGGCACGGTGATCGAGCGCTTCTGGCTGGCTGCCGGAAAGCGCGGCTGGGTCAAGGACGAGCCGCCCATGACGGCGTTCCTGGCCGAGCAGCTTTCCACTGCCCACTGGTTCGACCAGCGCACCACCCGCGAGGTCCTTGACTGGACGCCCGCGGTCGGCATCGACGAGGGCCTGGAAAAGCTCGCCACCCATTACGGAGCTACCGGCGCCCTGAACCGCGCCACCGGAAAGTGA
- a CDS encoding serine hydrolase domain-containing protein, with protein sequence MSALEIIDSWPVDHAAAAVIDASGTLLDSHGDASRVFALASVTKLLSAYAVLVAVEEEALELEQPAGPEGSTVRHLLAHTAGYDFSGTAVRAAPGTRRIYSNTGFDVLARTLEESTGIGFADYLDEAVLQPLGMSSTSLAGSAAADGSSCVADLLRFATELQRPTLLAPSTLHSATTVQFPGLDGILPGYGRQRPNDWGLGFEIRGSKSPHWTGTGNSAKTFGHFGQAGTFLWVDPEAGISCIALTDRDFGPWAVEAWTPFNDAVLSAFAGPGLR encoded by the coding sequence ATGTCTGCCCTCGAAATCATTGACTCCTGGCCCGTGGATCATGCCGCCGCGGCTGTCATCGACGCGTCCGGGACCCTGCTGGATTCCCATGGGGACGCCTCCCGGGTCTTCGCGCTGGCTTCCGTCACCAAATTGCTCAGCGCGTACGCCGTGCTGGTTGCGGTCGAGGAGGAAGCCCTGGAGCTCGAGCAGCCGGCTGGTCCCGAGGGGTCAACGGTGCGCCACCTGCTGGCGCATACAGCCGGCTACGATTTTTCGGGCACGGCCGTACGTGCTGCACCCGGTACCCGACGGATCTATTCGAACACCGGATTCGATGTGCTGGCGCGGACCTTGGAGGAATCCACCGGTATCGGCTTTGCCGACTATCTGGATGAAGCGGTCCTGCAGCCGCTGGGCATGTCATCAACGTCACTGGCCGGTTCGGCAGCAGCCGATGGTTCATCCTGCGTGGCAGATCTGCTCCGTTTCGCCACCGAGCTGCAGCGCCCCACGCTGCTGGCACCTTCCACACTGCACAGCGCCACCACTGTCCAGTTCCCCGGGCTGGATGGCATCCTGCCCGGCTACGGCAGGCAGCGACCGAACGACTGGGGCCTCGGGTTCGAGATCCGCGGCAGCAAGTCCCCGCACTGGACCGGCACCGGGAACTCGGCGAAGACCTTCGGGCACTTCGGACAGGCTGGCACGTTCCTCTGGGTGGATCCCGAAGCAGGAATTTCCTGCATAGCACTGACGGACCGTGATTTCGGACCGTGGGCAGTTGAAGCCTGGACTCCGTTCAACGATGCGGTACTCTCCGCCTTTGCCGGGCCGGGGCTCCGATAG
- the smc gene encoding chromosome segregation protein SMC codes for MHLKSLTVRGFKSFASATTFDFEPGVTAVVGPNGSGKSNVVDALAWVMGEQGAKTLRGGKMEDVIFAGTSGRPPLGRAHVSLTIDNADGALPIDYSEVTISRTLFRAGGSEYAINGSSCRLLDIQELLSDSGLGREMHVIVGQGQLDRILHATAEDRRGFIEEAAGILKHRRRKEKTVRKLDAMQGNLNRLNDLSAELRRQLTPLGKQAKVARRAQSVQFEARDARARLLADDLVALSTSLERDVETEAAQKARHMVVQRDLNVVRTEVGTLEASAAQATPAVNAARDTWYGLGSMRERYRSLGALATERSRLLGTTGTEFDAGRNPERLEAQAERLRSELEELDEHIESRRDLLEEALEDRAVAESAARAEQERMTSHLRAQADRREAMARLAGQVSSGRTRVESAAGELGRIRESLDGWAARRTAASTEFTLLEQDAAGAHDGEGDLDGAYEEAHAKETVLRGQLDALKAEEQELAARRGALKARHEALRLGLARKDASEDVLATGAEGIGARLSARLVVNPGYETAIAAALGSAAEALSAAEPGLAAGILEDLKAAAGGRVHFIIHDVPGHPGNGVPPASSVPALDQVQVPDALAGAVSHLLADVAIVKDAGQALALLSADPRWRAVTLDGDTYSAAAVAGGTAAAPSLIEQQAVVDSTEAELDEVRQRRELIRFDLAALTVKLESAAELAEQALERLHDSDARISAVAERMAQLGASLRQGSEERERLERNAAVASGKLEAEQEALAVLVERLELAQEEPEGEELEDAAIDRNRELADAAAGARQRELDARLGLRGAEERANGLRSRIESLLRTAEVERRAREQARRKAEQRGIQASKARRVAGAVEAALGFLDGSIALADAERAGLQDARTALDEKLAVVRRSSDALTRELAELTDMVHRDELVRAQQLLRIEALENRSIEELGLSADHLIDNYGPHLPVPQHDETAGKWAELRAEVDADGLVVPGGAPFDRAEQEKRLKRAERDLAALGKVNPLALEEFAALEERHKFLSTQLEDLKSSRRDLLDIIKDVDERVERVFTEAYNDTAAQFERVFSRLFPGGEGRLVLTDPDNMLTTGIEIEARPAGKKIKRLSLLSGGERSLTAVALLVAIFKARPSPFYVMDEVEAALDDTNLGRLITIFEELRESSQLIVITHQKRTMEVADALYGVTMRGDGVSMVISQRVRHPTKKISQ; via the coding sequence GTGCATTTGAAATCACTGACCGTCCGAGGCTTCAAGTCCTTCGCCTCCGCCACGACCTTTGACTTCGAACCAGGGGTGACGGCAGTGGTCGGACCCAACGGCTCGGGCAAGTCCAATGTCGTCGACGCGCTGGCCTGGGTCATGGGCGAACAGGGCGCCAAGACGCTGCGCGGCGGCAAGATGGAAGACGTGATCTTTGCCGGCACCTCCGGCCGTCCGCCGCTGGGCCGGGCACACGTCTCACTGACCATCGATAATGCCGACGGTGCGCTGCCCATCGACTACTCGGAAGTCACCATCTCGCGCACGCTCTTCCGTGCCGGCGGATCCGAATATGCCATCAATGGTTCCTCGTGTCGTTTGCTGGATATCCAGGAACTACTCTCGGATTCCGGACTGGGCCGGGAAATGCACGTGATCGTCGGCCAGGGCCAGCTCGACCGGATCCTGCATGCCACGGCCGAGGACCGCCGGGGTTTCATCGAAGAAGCCGCAGGGATTCTGAAACACCGCCGCCGCAAGGAAAAGACGGTTCGCAAGCTCGACGCCATGCAGGGAAACCTGAACCGGCTCAATGACCTCAGCGCCGAACTCCGCCGCCAACTGACACCGCTAGGCAAACAAGCCAAGGTGGCCCGCCGCGCCCAAAGCGTCCAGTTCGAGGCCCGCGATGCCAGGGCCCGGTTGCTCGCGGACGACCTTGTCGCCTTGTCCACCAGTCTGGAGCGGGACGTTGAGACCGAGGCGGCGCAGAAGGCCCGTCACATGGTCGTTCAACGCGACCTGAACGTCGTACGCACCGAAGTGGGCACGCTCGAAGCCTCAGCCGCCCAGGCGACGCCCGCGGTGAACGCGGCCCGCGACACCTGGTACGGCCTCGGCTCGATGCGCGAACGCTACCGTTCGCTGGGGGCGCTCGCCACCGAACGTTCCCGCCTGTTGGGCACCACAGGGACGGAATTCGACGCGGGCAGGAACCCCGAACGCCTCGAAGCCCAGGCCGAGCGCCTACGCTCCGAACTGGAAGAGCTCGACGAGCACATCGAATCCCGGCGAGACCTGCTCGAGGAGGCACTCGAAGACCGTGCGGTAGCGGAATCCGCAGCGCGTGCGGAGCAGGAACGCATGACCAGCCACCTGCGGGCCCAGGCCGACCGGCGTGAGGCCATGGCCCGCCTGGCCGGACAGGTGAGCTCCGGACGCACCCGGGTCGAGTCGGCCGCGGGGGAGCTGGGCCGGATCCGCGAATCCCTGGACGGCTGGGCCGCCCGCCGGACCGCTGCCTCCACCGAATTCACCCTCCTGGAACAGGACGCCGCGGGAGCCCATGACGGTGAAGGGGACCTGGACGGCGCCTACGAGGAGGCGCACGCGAAGGAAACCGTCCTCCGCGGGCAACTGGATGCGCTGAAGGCCGAAGAACAGGAACTGGCGGCCCGGCGCGGAGCGCTCAAGGCCCGCCACGAAGCACTGCGCCTAGGGCTGGCCCGCAAGGATGCGAGCGAAGACGTGCTCGCCACCGGCGCCGAGGGCATCGGTGCCCGGCTCTCCGCTCGACTCGTGGTGAACCCCGGCTACGAAACGGCAATTGCCGCAGCCCTGGGCAGTGCCGCAGAAGCACTCTCGGCAGCCGAGCCGGGCCTGGCTGCGGGCATCCTGGAGGACCTCAAGGCAGCCGCTGGTGGCCGCGTGCATTTCATCATCCACGACGTCCCCGGTCATCCCGGCAACGGAGTGCCACCGGCATCCTCGGTACCGGCCCTCGACCAGGTGCAGGTTCCTGACGCACTCGCCGGAGCCGTGTCCCACCTGCTGGCGGACGTGGCCATCGTCAAGGATGCCGGGCAGGCCCTGGCCCTGTTGTCAGCTGATCCGCGCTGGCGGGCGGTAACGCTTGATGGCGACACGTACAGCGCTGCAGCAGTGGCGGGAGGAACCGCCGCAGCACCCTCGCTGATCGAGCAACAGGCTGTTGTCGATTCGACCGAAGCAGAACTGGACGAAGTCCGTCAGCGCCGCGAGTTGATCCGCTTCGATCTGGCTGCCCTGACGGTAAAGCTGGAATCGGCCGCCGAACTGGCAGAACAGGCATTGGAACGACTTCACGACTCGGACGCGCGCATCTCCGCCGTCGCCGAGCGGATGGCCCAGCTGGGAGCCAGCTTGCGCCAGGGATCCGAGGAACGAGAACGCCTCGAACGCAATGCCGCGGTGGCGTCCGGGAAGCTGGAAGCCGAGCAGGAGGCCCTGGCGGTACTCGTCGAACGACTCGAGCTCGCCCAGGAGGAACCCGAAGGCGAAGAGCTGGAAGACGCAGCGATCGACCGCAACCGGGAACTGGCAGATGCCGCCGCCGGTGCCAGGCAACGGGAACTCGATGCCCGCCTGGGACTGCGCGGCGCCGAGGAACGCGCCAATGGCCTACGGTCCAGGATCGAATCCCTGCTGCGCACAGCCGAGGTGGAACGCCGTGCCCGTGAACAGGCAAGACGCAAGGCGGAGCAACGCGGCATCCAGGCTTCCAAGGCCCGCCGGGTGGCGGGCGCCGTGGAAGCAGCGCTCGGATTCTTGGACGGTTCCATCGCGCTCGCCGACGCGGAGCGTGCCGGGTTGCAGGATGCCCGTACCGCATTGGACGAGAAGCTCGCCGTGGTGCGCAGGAGCTCGGATGCACTCACCCGGGAACTGGCCGAACTCACCGATATGGTACACCGTGACGAGCTAGTCCGCGCCCAACAGCTGCTGCGCATCGAGGCGCTGGAGAACCGTTCCATTGAGGAACTGGGCCTGAGCGCCGATCACCTGATCGATAACTATGGTCCGCACCTTCCCGTCCCGCAGCACGATGAAACGGCAGGCAAATGGGCCGAACTGCGTGCCGAGGTCGATGCGGACGGGCTGGTGGTGCCCGGCGGCGCTCCCTTTGACCGCGCCGAGCAGGAAAAGCGGCTCAAGCGCGCGGAACGCGACCTGGCTGCACTGGGGAAGGTCAACCCGCTGGCGCTGGAGGAATTCGCGGCGCTCGAGGAACGGCACAAGTTCCTGAGCACGCAGCTGGAAGACCTGAAATCCAGCCGCCGGGACCTCCTGGACATCATCAAGGACGTCGACGAGCGTGTCGAGCGGGTCTTCACGGAGGCCTATAACGACACGGCCGCGCAATTCGAGCGGGTCTTTTCCCGGCTCTTCCCCGGGGGAGAGGGACGCCTGGTCCTCACCGATCCGGATAACATGCTCACCACGGGAATCGAGATCGAGGCGCGGCCCGCCGGCAAGAAGATCAAGCGGCTCTCGCTGCTCTCGGGCGGTGAGCGTTCACTGACGGCCGTGGCGCTGCTCGTGGCAATCTTCAAGGCACGTCCCTCGCCGTTCTACGTCATGGACGAGGTCGAGGCCGCCCTGGACGACACCAACTTGGGCCGGCTGATCACGATCTTCGAGGAACTTCGCGAATCAAGCCAGTTGATTGTCATTACTCACCAGAAGCGGACCATGGAGGTCGCCGACGCGCTCTATGGCGTGACCATGCGCGGGGACGGCGTATCCATGGTGATCAGCCAGCGGGTTCGACATCCAACTAAAAAGATAAGTCAATAA